The following are from one region of the Myxococcales bacterium genome:
- the rnpA gene encoding ribonuclease P protein component — protein MRVRKRTEFMELQAQGEKASGRHFTVLGAPAPGGVWRLGVTVSRKVGNAVTRNRVKRRIRESFRRHVVDLRAPWRVVVIARPSAAEADWEAVFRELGHLLARFGRRP, from the coding sequence ATGCGTGTCCGCAAGCGCACGGAGTTTATGGAACTTCAGGCGCAGGGCGAAAAAGCGAGCGGTAGGCATTTCACCGTACTCGGCGCCCCGGCGCCCGGTGGGGTGTGGCGCCTCGGCGTCACGGTGAGCCGCAAGGTCGGCAACGCCGTGACCCGCAACCGGGTCAAGCGGCGCATCCGTGAGAGCTTCCGGCGTCACGTGGTGGACCTACGAGCGCCCTGGCGGGTGGTCGTGATCGCGCGCCCTTCCGCTGCGGAGGCCGATTGGGAGGCCGTGTTCCGGGAGCTTGGCCATCTGCTTGCACGTTTCGGGAGGCGGCCATGA
- the dnaA gene encoding chromosomal replication initiator protein DnaA — protein MIELWGEAVRSIEPMVKPLHRSMWLKPIECVSIEDGRIRLRAPNRYHKEWFEDHFLPSILKDLQGRTQTTFTVEFVIEEDAAAATPKTGPAGLAPEGSPASVATRSPTVELPSRAKPPNLLTRYAFEKFVVGPTNRFAHSAALSVAESPGEKYNPLFIYGGVGVGKTHLLQAIGHEIYRQHPEWNVVFVTCERFVTDFISSLMNRGGGGGSQMEEFRARYREFPDVLLIDDIQFLSNKDSSQDEFFHTFNALHYAHKQIVMTCDKLPSEVAGLEDRLRSRFTWGLIAEVGTPDMETRVAIVKRKAELDRIELPDDVALFIGTAIKTNVRDLEGALARVSARASFESRPLTLELAQDALKNIVASSPVGLTIEAVQREVATYFSIKLADLKGPKRHRAVAHPRAVAMYLARKLTSMSYPEIGSRFGGKDHSTVISAVRKIERLVKEDPAQRSIVNTLESHLRDD, from the coding sequence ATGATCGAACTTTGGGGAGAAGCCGTCCGTTCCATCGAGCCGATGGTCAAGCCACTGCATCGCAGCATGTGGCTCAAGCCCATCGAGTGTGTGTCCATCGAGGACGGGCGCATTCGGCTCAGGGCGCCGAACCGGTACCACAAGGAGTGGTTCGAGGACCATTTCCTCCCGTCCATATTGAAGGATCTCCAGGGCCGAACGCAGACGACTTTCACGGTGGAGTTCGTCATCGAAGAGGATGCGGCCGCCGCCACCCCGAAAACGGGTCCAGCCGGGCTTGCCCCCGAGGGCTCCCCCGCGTCGGTTGCCACCCGGAGCCCCACGGTCGAACTTCCCTCACGGGCCAAGCCGCCCAACCTGCTCACGCGCTACGCCTTCGAGAAGTTCGTCGTGGGGCCCACGAACCGGTTCGCCCACTCCGCCGCGCTCAGCGTCGCCGAGTCGCCCGGGGAAAAGTACAACCCGCTGTTCATTTACGGTGGCGTGGGCGTGGGGAAAACCCACCTCCTGCAGGCGATTGGACACGAGATCTACCGTCAGCACCCCGAGTGGAACGTGGTGTTCGTGACCTGTGAGCGTTTCGTCACGGACTTCATCAGCTCGCTCATGAACCGAGGCGGTGGCGGCGGCAGCCAGATGGAGGAGTTCAGGGCCCGCTACCGGGAGTTCCCTGACGTTCTGCTCATCGACGACATCCAGTTCCTGTCCAACAAGGACAGCTCCCAGGACGAGTTCTTTCACACCTTCAACGCGCTCCACTACGCCCACAAGCAGATCGTGATGACCTGCGACAAGCTCCCGAGTGAGGTCGCGGGGCTCGAAGACCGGCTGCGAAGCCGCTTTACCTGGGGACTCATCGCGGAGGTGGGTACGCCGGACATGGAGACCCGCGTCGCCATCGTCAAGCGCAAGGCGGAGCTCGACCGGATCGAGCTTCCCGACGACGTGGCTCTCTTCATCGGGACAGCCATCAAGACGAACGTCCGAGATCTCGAGGGTGCCCTCGCGCGGGTGAGCGCCCGCGCCTCGTTCGAGAGCCGCCCGCTCACCCTCGAGCTGGCGCAAGATGCGCTCAAGAACATCGTGGCGAGCTCCCCGGTGGGTCTCACGATCGAGGCGGTCCAGCGGGAGGTGGCCACCTATTTCAGCATCAAGTTGGCCGACCTCAAGGGCCCCAAGCGCCACCGGGCCGTGGCGCATCCCCGCGCCGTGGCGATGTACCTGGCACGTAAGCTCACGTCGATGAGCTACCCCGAAATCGGCTCACGCTTCGGCGGCAAAGATCATTCCACGGTCATTAGCGCGGTGAGGAAGATCGAACGGCTGGTCAAAGAGGATCCCGCCCAGCGCAGCATCGTGAACACGCTCGAGTCACACCTCCGCGACGACTGA
- the dnaN gene encoding DNA polymerase III subunit beta — MDFKIDRNQLLKGLHLASGIADRKSTLPILANVLFKTNGKDRLICAATDLHVTLVADLPARVEQEGGLTLGAKQIHDIIKGLSGDEVHLRRTEQNWAEIRAGRAEFKIVGMADRDFPKLPSIAEVPTVDVDPRTLAEMISKTIFSVSSDETRQHLAGVLFECDGKVGRMVSTDGHRLSKVERKLEGGPVLASGILIPRKGVLELRRVVEGREAPVGLGVKDGQLIVKADEIGLAVKLSDSQFPPYQQVIPAENDRKVFVSRDAFLDALKRVAIMASDKTWGVRLSLDKGWLSIEADSPDLGNARERIEVEYKGQPVQVGFNARYFIELLGEMGSPEVQLELAGELDPAVVRPSDNGDYLGVVMPMRL; from the coding sequence ATGGACTTCAAAATAGACCGCAATCAACTCCTCAAGGGTCTGCACCTGGCATCAGGCATCGCGGATCGAAAAAGCACCTTACCGATCCTGGCGAACGTCCTCTTCAAGACGAACGGCAAGGATCGCCTGATCTGCGCCGCGACGGATCTGCACGTGACCTTGGTGGCGGATCTACCCGCCCGGGTCGAGCAAGAAGGTGGTCTCACGCTCGGGGCCAAGCAGATCCACGACATCATCAAGGGGCTTTCAGGCGATGAGGTTCACCTGCGGCGAACCGAGCAGAACTGGGCCGAGATTCGGGCGGGCCGCGCTGAGTTCAAGATCGTCGGCATGGCGGACCGAGACTTTCCGAAGCTCCCATCGATCGCCGAGGTGCCCACGGTCGATGTCGATCCGCGCACCCTCGCGGAGATGATCAGCAAGACCATATTCTCCGTGTCCTCGGATGAAACGCGGCAGCACCTGGCTGGCGTGCTTTTCGAATGCGACGGGAAGGTGGGGCGCATGGTCTCGACCGACGGCCATCGCCTCTCGAAGGTGGAGCGGAAGCTCGAAGGCGGTCCTGTGCTGGCGTCGGGCATCCTGATTCCCCGCAAGGGCGTGCTGGAGCTTCGCCGCGTGGTCGAAGGACGCGAGGCGCCCGTGGGCCTCGGCGTGAAAGACGGGCAGCTCATCGTCAAGGCGGATGAGATCGGCTTGGCGGTGAAGCTGTCCGATAGCCAGTTCCCCCCCTATCAACAGGTGATCCCGGCCGAAAATGACCGAAAGGTCTTCGTATCCCGAGATGCCTTCCTCGACGCCCTCAAGCGCGTGGCCATCATGGCCTCTGACAAGACCTGGGGCGTGCGTTTGTCGCTCGACAAGGGGTGGCTGTCCATCGAGGCCGACAGCCCCGACCTGGGCAACGCGCGTGAGCGGATCGAGGTGGAGTACAAGGGTCAACCCGTTCAGGTGGGCTTCAACGCACGGTATTTCATCGAGCTGCTCGGAGAGATGGGCAGCCCCGAGGTGCAGCTTGAGCTCGCGGGAGAGCTGGATCCGGCGGTGGTGCGCCCTTCGGACAACGGTGACTACCTGGGCGTGGTCATGCCCATGCGCCTGTGA
- the rpmH gene encoding 50S ribosomal protein L34, with protein MKRTYQPSRKSRKRTHGFRKRMKTKAGREVIRRRRRRGRKQLTVSVPKK; from the coding sequence GTGAAACGGACATATCAGCCCTCTCGAAAAAGCCGGAAACGAACTCACGGCTTTCGTAAACGAATGAAAACCAAAGCCGGTCGCGAGGTGATTCGTCGCCGTCGCCGTCGTGGGCGCAAGCAGCTCACGGTCTCCGTACCCAAGAAGTGA
- the yidD gene encoding membrane protein insertion efficiency factor YidD, with product MTSPSPNPPRERTPPAPGLVVRGLGGILRLYQLLLSPWLGRACRFEPSCSAYARESIETHGVGRGIWYALRRLLRCHPFCAGGFDPVPPRAAPRRAAGGQGSGESSR from the coding sequence ATGACAAGCCCCTCGCCGAACCCTCCGCGCGAGCGGACCCCGCCTGCGCCCGGCCTGGTGGTCCGCGGCCTTGGGGGGATCCTTCGTCTTTACCAGCTTCTGCTGTCTCCCTGGCTCGGGCGTGCTTGCCGCTTCGAGCCCAGCTGCTCGGCATACGCCCGAGAAAGCATCGAAACCCATGGAGTCGGGCGGGGTATATGGTATGCCCTGCGGCGCCTGCTGCGCTGTCACCCGTTTTGCGCGGGGGGCTTCGACCCCGTTCCTCCCAGGGCTGCGCCACGACGTGCGGCGGGGGGGCAAGGATCCGGGGAGTCAAGCAGGTAG
- the recF gene encoding DNA replication and repair protein RecF (All proteins in this family for which functions are known are DNA-binding proteins that assist the filamentation of RecA onto DNA for the initiation of recombination or recombinational repair.) — translation MQLNVLRARGWRNLRPSVFCPGPRATVVWGENGQGKTNLLEAVYFLLTFRSFRTNAVADLLGWEEPGLKLVAEVEGGGLHRRLEAELQPGRKGFKLDGKGVRRDSASLAPFGLVLFVPEDLLLPKAAPAARRRFVDLAIFGTDRSYYREAAVYQKLLKSRNAALKLGGDPNLLDSYDLQLGAAGARLVSRRRKMVDALAPRLARVFSEIHADLGATLAYRGHESLRGVSSEEDLVAALTDGLRARRSLDLRRGFTGYGPHTDDLELGLKGHLARDHGSQGQLRSLVLALKLAELELLTEALGEPPMLLLDDVASELDGLRRRRLFETIAALPGQSLITVTDPDLLPQLPGRQDVQLVGGSVMVPGQA, via the coding sequence ATGCAGCTGAACGTCCTGCGGGCGCGGGGCTGGCGAAACCTGCGGCCCTCCGTGTTTTGTCCGGGCCCCCGGGCGACAGTGGTCTGGGGGGAAAACGGCCAGGGCAAGACCAACCTGCTCGAGGCCGTCTACTTCCTGTTGACCTTTCGTTCGTTTCGGACGAATGCCGTGGCGGATCTTTTGGGTTGGGAGGAGCCGGGGCTGAAGCTGGTCGCCGAGGTCGAGGGCGGTGGCCTTCACCGCCGGCTCGAGGCCGAGCTTCAGCCGGGGCGCAAGGGCTTCAAGTTGGACGGCAAGGGTGTCAGGCGAGACAGCGCGTCGTTGGCACCCTTTGGGCTCGTGCTCTTCGTGCCAGAGGATCTGCTCTTGCCGAAGGCAGCCCCCGCCGCGCGGAGGCGGTTCGTGGACCTGGCCATTTTCGGGACCGACAGGTCCTACTACCGCGAGGCAGCCGTATACCAAAAGCTGCTCAAGAGCCGCAATGCGGCCTTGAAGCTCGGCGGTGACCCGAACCTCCTCGATAGCTACGACCTGCAACTGGGAGCCGCGGGCGCGCGCTTGGTGAGCCGGCGTCGGAAGATGGTGGACGCGCTGGCACCGCGCCTCGCGCGGGTGTTCTCTGAAATACACGCCGACCTGGGTGCGACCTTGGCCTATCGCGGGCACGAGAGTCTACGGGGGGTTTCGAGCGAGGAGGATCTCGTCGCGGCGCTCACCGACGGGCTGCGGGCGCGTCGCAGTCTGGACCTGCGGCGTGGCTTTACGGGGTACGGTCCCCACACGGACGACTTGGAGCTGGGTCTCAAGGGGCATTTGGCGCGCGATCACGGTTCCCAGGGCCAGCTTCGCTCCTTGGTTCTGGCCCTCAAGCTCGCCGAGCTGGAGCTGCTCACGGAGGCGCTGGGAGAGCCGCCCATGCTGCTGCTCGACGACGTGGCGAGCGAGCTCGACGGTTTGCGGCGCCGACGGCTCTTCGAGACAATCGCCGCCCTCCCGGGACAATCTCTCATCACGGTGACGGATCCCGATCTGCTACCCCAGTTGCCGGGGCGGCAAGACGTGCAGCTGGTTGGCGGCTCGGTGATGGTTCCGGGGCAGGCATGA
- the gyrB gene encoding DNA topoisomerase (ATP-hydrolyzing) subunit B has protein sequence MSEAEENASSSEPRVPVGSEYNEGSIQVLKGLEAVRKRPGMYIGDTDDGTGLHHMVYEVVDNSVDESLAGHCDRIDVKIHLDGSVSVEDNGRGIPVGEHPTEKRPTAEVVMTVLHAGGKFNQSNYKVSGGLHGVGVSVVNGLSEWLKLEIRRDGQTFHQLYQQGDPVTELKPIGKSPRTGTKITFKPDPVIFKMVEFSFEILSQRLRELSYLNKGLTIALGDERSGKNQDFRFDGGIAEFVVELNKSKTTVHDAPIMVEGQVDDTVVEIALQWNDSYQPAVFCFTNNIKNKDGGTHLTGFKTALTRTVNAYAQENGLLKDLKAGLGGDDITEGLTAVVSVKHPDPKFSNQPKDKLVSSEVKGIVERIVNERLSRFFEEHPKEAKSVIEKAVLAARARDAARKARELVQRKGALDFSSLPGKLADCQERDPAHSELYIVEGDSAGGSAKQGRNRKDQAVLPLRGKILNVEKARLDKMLSSQEIVTLITALGCGVEKEKLIEKLRYHRIIIMTDADVDGSHIRTLLLTFFYRHYPEIIEHGYLYIAQPPLFRVKKGKRELYLKNEQALEEYLLEGAVEGISLRSGDATVTSGEALVKLARAASNYRRIMRLLDRKLDSRIVNAAIKATQLDREGLKDRSAVDAAVEAMKAYIARHEPELSDVVFSVTSDEEHGAFRIESSVRPGGVRKYTVLDYVLLDEGEYADLRRLWAQLVAVGQDTYALESESGQFPLERLDDLGDKLSEMGKKGLAIQRYKGLGEMNPEQLWETTMDPAKRTLLQVRVEDAFESDKLFSTLMGDLVEPRREFIAANALSVRNLDI, from the coding sequence ATGAGCGAAGCCGAGGAGAATGCGTCCTCTAGTGAGCCCCGTGTACCTGTGGGCTCCGAGTACAACGAAGGCAGCATCCAGGTTCTCAAGGGCCTCGAAGCCGTTCGGAAGCGGCCCGGGATGTACATCGGTGACACCGACGACGGCACGGGCCTGCACCACATGGTCTACGAGGTCGTCGACAACTCGGTCGACGAATCTTTGGCGGGTCACTGCGATCGCATCGACGTGAAGATCCACCTCGACGGGTCGGTCTCCGTCGAGGACAACGGCCGCGGCATCCCGGTAGGCGAGCACCCCACGGAAAAGCGCCCCACGGCCGAGGTGGTGATGACCGTCTTGCACGCCGGCGGCAAGTTCAATCAGTCGAACTACAAGGTCTCGGGGGGGCTTCACGGCGTGGGCGTCTCGGTGGTCAACGGCCTCTCCGAGTGGCTGAAGCTGGAGATCCGCCGCGACGGGCAGACGTTTCATCAGTTGTACCAACAGGGCGATCCGGTCACCGAGCTCAAGCCGATCGGGAAGAGCCCGCGTACGGGGACGAAGATCACTTTCAAGCCCGATCCCGTCATCTTCAAGATGGTCGAGTTCAGCTTCGAGATCCTCTCGCAGCGGCTGCGCGAGCTTTCCTACCTGAACAAGGGGCTGACCATCGCCCTCGGCGACGAGCGCAGCGGCAAGAACCAGGACTTTCGCTTCGACGGCGGGATCGCCGAGTTCGTCGTGGAGCTGAACAAGTCGAAGACTACGGTGCACGACGCCCCCATCATGGTGGAGGGCCAAGTGGACGACACCGTGGTGGAGATCGCGCTCCAGTGGAACGACTCCTACCAGCCGGCCGTGTTTTGCTTCACGAACAACATCAAGAACAAGGATGGCGGAACCCACCTGACGGGCTTCAAGACGGCGCTCACGCGCACCGTCAACGCCTATGCCCAGGAAAACGGTCTGCTCAAGGACTTGAAGGCGGGCCTGGGCGGCGACGACATCACCGAGGGGCTCACCGCGGTGGTTTCGGTGAAGCACCCCGATCCCAAGTTCTCGAACCAGCCGAAAGACAAGCTAGTTTCGTCCGAGGTCAAAGGCATCGTCGAGCGGATCGTGAACGAGAGGCTCTCGCGCTTCTTCGAGGAGCATCCGAAAGAGGCCAAGAGCGTCATCGAGAAGGCGGTGCTTGCGGCGCGCGCCCGTGATGCAGCTCGCAAGGCGCGGGAGCTCGTGCAGCGCAAAGGCGCCCTCGACTTCTCGTCGCTTCCGGGAAAGTTGGCGGATTGCCAGGAACGCGATCCGGCGCACTCGGAGCTTTACATCGTCGAGGGTGACAGCGCCGGCGGCTCCGCGAAGCAAGGCCGGAACCGCAAGGATCAGGCGGTGTTGCCGCTGCGAGGCAAGATCTTGAACGTCGAAAAGGCGCGTCTCGACAAGATGTTGTCCTCGCAGGAGATCGTCACGCTGATCACGGCGCTTGGGTGCGGTGTCGAAAAAGAGAAGCTCATCGAGAAGCTTCGTTACCACCGCATCATCATCATGACGGACGCAGACGTCGACGGAAGTCACATCCGCACGCTTCTGCTCACCTTCTTCTACCGGCACTACCCGGAGATCATCGAGCATGGCTACCTGTACATCGCCCAGCCTCCGCTCTTCCGGGTGAAGAAGGGGAAGCGCGAGCTGTATTTGAAGAATGAGCAAGCGCTCGAGGAGTATTTGCTCGAGGGCGCAGTCGAGGGGATTTCGCTGCGCAGTGGCGACGCGACGGTGACCTCGGGTGAAGCGCTCGTGAAACTGGCACGGGCTGCCAGCAACTACCGGCGCATCATGAGATTGCTGGATCGCAAGTTGGACAGCCGCATCGTGAACGCCGCCATCAAGGCGACCCAGCTCGATCGCGAAGGGCTCAAGGATCGCAGTGCGGTAGACGCAGCCGTGGAGGCCATGAAGGCCTACATTGCGCGGCACGAGCCGGAGCTGAGTGACGTGGTTTTCTCTGTCACGAGCGACGAGGAGCACGGGGCTTTCCGTATCGAGTCCTCAGTGAGGCCCGGCGGAGTTCGGAAATACACGGTGCTCGACTACGTGCTCTTGGACGAAGGCGAGTACGCGGACCTCCGTCGCCTCTGGGCGCAGCTCGTGGCGGTGGGGCAGGACACGTACGCGCTCGAGAGTGAATCGGGGCAGTTTCCCCTCGAGAGGCTCGACGATCTCGGGGACAAACTGAGCGAGATGGGCAAAAAGGGGCTCGCGATCCAGCGCTACAAGGGCCTGGGGGAAATGAACCCCGAGCAGCTCTGGGAGACCACGATGGATCCCGCGAAGCGAACGTTGCTGCAAGTGCGGGTCGAAGACGCTTTCGAGTCGGACAAGCTGTTCTCGACGCTGATGGGGGATCTGGTCGAGCCGCGGCGTGAGTTCATTGCGGCCAACGCGCTGAGCGTGCGCAATCTGGACATCTGA
- a CDS encoding KH domain-containing protein: MSTNTGLAEQREEAARVLREILERMGMEAEVSAFDDGERVILDAHGPESGIIIGKKGATLDALQYLVNRIVFKKPGTGPSVVVDAEGYRGRREDSLSDLAKKLAEKAVRSGRPVAAEPMSPHDRRIVHNALADDESVRTESEGEGPARRVVVFPTNGKRSGAPALD, encoded by the coding sequence ATGAGCACGAACACCGGATTGGCGGAGCAAAGGGAAGAAGCCGCGCGCGTTCTGCGTGAGATTCTCGAACGCATGGGGATGGAGGCGGAAGTGAGCGCGTTCGACGACGGCGAGCGTGTGATCCTGGACGCCCATGGACCGGAATCTGGCATAATCATTGGGAAAAAGGGCGCGACGCTGGACGCGCTCCAGTACCTCGTGAACCGGATCGTGTTCAAGAAGCCCGGCACGGGCCCTTCCGTCGTCGTTGATGCGGAAGGGTACCGGGGTCGTCGAGAAGACTCCCTGTCCGATCTGGCGAAGAAGCTGGCAGAGAAGGCGGTGCGCTCCGGGCGTCCCGTGGCGGCCGAGCCCATGAGTCCCCACGATCGGCGGATCGTGCACAACGCCCTGGCGGACGACGAGAGTGTCCGCACCGAGTCCGAGGGCGAAGGCCCTGCCCGACGCGTGGTGGTGTTCCCCACGAACGGGAAGCGGTCGGGCGCGCCCGCGTTGGATTGA
- the bioD gene encoding dethiobiotin synthase, with the protein MPPNTPTPLRFPGSRRGLIVVGTDTGVGKTTVSRGLLRLAARRGDAFVPAKPTESGVPLGGLPPDASALLNASGQASLSVSDVCPFPLTLPVTPYVAAQAAGLALRLDQLLAACETLARRGAPLLVETAGGLLSPLTARETNADLAAGLGLPILLVARNALGTINHTALAVAELRRRQLPLRGVILCDTQADGPDAPTNQPCIETLCGPVVLGRLPHLPAGTDDALADALASQPAVVALIEAPQGDPSLPKPT; encoded by the coding sequence ATGCCCCCCAACACCCCGACTCCTCTGCGCTTCCCTGGTTCTCGCCGGGGGCTCATCGTCGTGGGCACCGACACGGGCGTTGGAAAAACCACCGTATCTCGAGGCCTGCTGCGCCTGGCCGCCCGTCGCGGCGACGCCTTCGTCCCCGCAAAACCCACCGAATCCGGCGTTCCCCTCGGCGGCTTGCCCCCGGACGCCAGCGCCCTCCTGAACGCCAGCGGGCAGGCCAGCCTCTCCGTTTCCGACGTCTGCCCCTTTCCCCTTACCCTTCCGGTGACCCCCTACGTGGCCGCCCAAGCGGCGGGCCTAGCCCTCCGGCTCGACCAGCTCCTGGCCGCCTGCGAGACCCTCGCCCGCAGGGGCGCTCCCCTCCTGGTGGAAACCGCGGGCGGCCTGCTCAGCCCCCTCACAGCCCGCGAGACCAACGCCGACCTCGCGGCCGGGCTGGGGCTACCGATCCTGCTCGTGGCACGAAACGCCCTCGGCACCATCAATCACACGGCGTTGGCCGTCGCGGAGCTGCGGCGGCGCCAGCTTCCGCTGCGCGGGGTCATCCTGTGTGACACCCAGGCTGACGGGCCTGACGCGCCCACCAACCAGCCCTGCATCGAGACGCTCTGCGGGCCCGTCGTGCTCGGACGCCTGCCCCATCTACCTGCCGGCACCGATGACGCGTTGGCAGACGCTTTGGCCTCACAGCCCGCCGTCGTCGCCCTTATCGAGGCTCCGCAGGGCGACCCGAGCCTGCCCAAGCCCACCTAG
- a CDS encoding leucyl aminopeptidase: MPLNLTTSTLPWSEHEADCLALVCDESAFLASPAIGLVAEIDEALGGALLSLAASERFKGKKNQTLTFPTFGRLRAQRLVLLGVGPAADLTPNDLRPAAARAVRAANGFGAHAVSLLLPSGLQTQEHAAASVQAAAEGAWLGTYRFDKYLSEDKRTPVTVTDVQIALPATPVDADLAPALARGRNTALAICQARDLVNEPAVAMTPTLLAAAADALAKDCGLSIKVLGPEACRDENMGLFLAVAQGSDEPPRFVHLAYTPPQPKKRVVIVGKGVTFDSGGLSLKPNDGMLDMKVDMAGAAAVIAAIGAVAREKLPIEVHALAACTENMPSGSAYRLGDVLRSKAGKTVEINNTDAEGRLTLADAITYGLALEPDQLFDFATLTGACMVALGPHIAGVMTNDEGLGQDWLAAARQAGEEMWRLPLPERLNDMLRSEIADMKNTGERWGGALTAGLFLKSFVGNTPWVHVDIAGPATADKEAGHVSKGGTGFAVATILAHLRRLAAA; encoded by the coding sequence GTGCCTCTGAATCTCACGACGTCCACCCTTCCCTGGTCCGAACACGAGGCCGACTGCCTCGCCCTGGTCTGCGACGAAAGCGCGTTCCTCGCATCCCCTGCCATCGGTCTCGTGGCCGAGATTGATGAGGCCCTCGGCGGCGCCCTGCTCTCGCTCGCGGCGTCCGAACGCTTCAAAGGCAAAAAAAATCAAACCCTGACCTTCCCGACCTTCGGCCGCCTGCGCGCCCAGCGCCTCGTTTTGTTGGGGGTCGGACCCGCCGCGGACCTCACCCCAAACGATCTGCGGCCTGCCGCCGCCCGCGCCGTGCGCGCCGCCAACGGGTTCGGTGCCCACGCGGTCTCTCTCTTGCTGCCTTCCGGGCTGCAGACCCAGGAGCACGCCGCCGCGTCCGTGCAAGCGGCCGCCGAGGGTGCCTGGCTCGGCACCTACCGCTTCGACAAGTACCTCTCCGAGGACAAACGCACGCCCGTCACCGTCACGGACGTCCAGATCGCCCTGCCAGCCACCCCGGTCGACGCCGATCTCGCACCCGCGCTCGCGCGGGGCCGGAACACCGCTCTCGCCATCTGCCAGGCCCGCGACCTCGTCAACGAACCCGCCGTGGCGATGACGCCCACGCTTTTGGCTGCGGCTGCCGACGCCCTGGCCAAAGACTGCGGCCTCAGCATCAAGGTGCTCGGCCCCGAGGCGTGTCGAGACGAGAACATGGGCCTCTTCCTGGCCGTCGCGCAGGGCAGCGACGAACCCCCGCGATTCGTCCATCTGGCCTACACGCCGCCCCAACCCAAAAAGCGCGTCGTCATCGTGGGCAAAGGTGTCACCTTCGATTCGGGTGGCCTGTCGCTCAAGCCCAACGACGGCATGCTCGACATGAAGGTCGACATGGCAGGCGCGGCTGCCGTGATCGCAGCCATCGGGGCCGTCGCCCGCGAGAAGCTGCCCATCGAGGTTCACGCGCTCGCCGCCTGCACCGAGAACATGCCCTCGGGCAGCGCCTATCGCCTGGGCGACGTGCTGCGCTCCAAAGCCGGCAAGACCGTGGAAATCAACAACACGGACGCTGAAGGGCGTCTCACCCTTGCCGACGCGATCACCTACGGCCTTGCGCTCGAGCCCGACCAGCTGTTCGACTTCGCCACGCTCACCGGTGCCTGCATGGTAGCCCTGGGGCCGCACATCGCAGGCGTCATGACAAACGACGAGGGGCTCGGGCAAGACTGGCTCGCCGCGGCCCGCCAGGCCGGGGAAGAGATGTGGCGGCTTCCCCTGCCCGAACGTCTCAACGACATGTTGCGCTCCGAGATCGCCGACATGAAGAACACGGGCGAACGCTGGGGTGGAGCCCTCACCGCCGGCTTGTTCCTGAAGAGCTTCGTCGGCAACACCCCTTGGGTTCACGTGGACATCGCGGGTCCCGCCACAGCAGACAAAGAAGCGGGACACGTGTCGAAAGGTGGAACCGGCTTCGCCGTGGCCACGATTCTTGCGCACCTCCGTCGTCTGGCCGCAGCGTAA
- a CDS encoding CarD family transcriptional regulator, whose amino-acid sequence MEPNFQVGDLAVYPAHGVAEVMGIETREIASSKQTFYILKILDNGMKVMIPTRNASAVGLRELIREDEVEEVFEILKSREIAVEGQTWNRRYREYMEKIKTGSVFEIAEVLRDLQRLKSDKELSFGERKMLDTARTLLVKEIAVATKSNEVKIEEKLNHIFSC is encoded by the coding sequence ATGGAGCCGAACTTTCAGGTGGGCGATTTGGCAGTCTATCCGGCTCACGGCGTTGCCGAAGTCATGGGCATCGAGACGCGTGAGATCGCTTCATCGAAGCAGACCTTTTACATCCTCAAGATTCTCGACAACGGGATGAAAGTGATGATTCCCACGCGTAACGCAAGCGCCGTGGGGCTGCGCGAGCTGATTCGCGAAGACGAAGTGGAAGAGGTTTTCGAGATCCTCAAGAGCCGTGAGATCGCCGTGGAAGGGCAGACATGGAACCGGCGCTACCGTGAGTACATGGAGAAGATCAAAACGGGCTCGGTGTTCGAAATCGCCGAGGTTCTGCGAGATCTTCAGCGTCTCAAGTCCGACAAAGAGCTTTCGTTCGGTGAGCGCAAGATGCTCGACACCGCACGAACGCTTCTCGTCAAAGAGATCGCTGTCGCCACCAAGTCGAACGAAGTCAAAATCGAAGAGAAGTTGAACCACATCTTCTCCTGCTGA